From the Daucus carota subsp. sativus chromosome 8, DH1 v3.0, whole genome shotgun sequence genome, one window contains:
- the LOC108199080 gene encoding uncharacterized protein LOC108199080 — MDSNHMIDLNMSLDLHEDLLSNEEIISTSTSHNEGRENFSQGHNETHSTQCSSHHHELDLNRPPSPECEVGADDGQVNVKKRKVMTNSERQAVYAALLKASVNGKLKKYSTKKVATKFEVPLRTVQRIWKRAKENVGNDFADVSHRWIKNCGRKRI; from the exons ATGGATAGTAATCATATGATTGATCTCAACATGTCACTAGATTTACATGAAGATTTATTATCCAATGaagaaataatttcaacaagTACATCCCATAACGAAG GAAGAGAAAATTTTTCTCAGGGCCATAATGAGACTCATTCAACCCAATGTTCTTCTCACCATCACGAGCTTGATTTAAACAGACCACCATCTCCTGAAT GTGAAGTAGGAGCAGATGATGGTCAAGTAAACGTGAAAAAAAGAAAAGTTATGACTAACAGTGAAAGACAAGCAGTTTATGCAGCTTTGTTAAAAGCAAGTGTGAATGggaaattaaagaaatattccACTAAAAAGGTTGCAACAAAATTTGAAGTGCCCTTGCGTACGGTTCAGAGAATTTGGAAAAGGGCAAAAGAAAATGTGGGGAATGACTTTGCTGATGTATCTCATCGCTGGATAAAAAATTGTGGTCGTAAACGGATATAA